AACAAAAGGTAAAATTAGTTCGAAATAAGAATTCAAATGTGTATGAATCTAAAGAGAATGAACCTGTAGACTTAGCAGTAAACAAAAGAGCTCTTGGAGAAACCCCAGTTAAGTTTGAACTCAATGATGTCCAAAATAATAAAACTGAAGTTTCTGTGCCTCTTGTTTCAAATAAAAGCTATCTAGAGGCTATCGATAAATTAGTAGTAGATAATTCCGGAGAACCTATTCTAGAAGGAAAACAGTACTATTTGAAGACGAATGTTAACATACGTGAAGGTGTACAGGAGGATTGGCACATTGGTTTAAGCCAAACAATTAATGGGCGATATGTACACTTTTCACCTCAGTCCAATTGGGATAGATTGAGACTCGGTCCTATACAAAAAGCAATACATGGAGCAGACATTCAAGCAACACCAGTAATGATAGAAAGAAAAGGACAGCCTAAACCAGGACAACCATTCAAAAAAGATGAAGAAGTGTTCCTTAAGTTTACTAACAGTAGTTATAGTGGTTACCAGTATTTAAATATTGGAAATGGTTATGATTATAACTGGTTAGATACTGAAAACAATAGATCTTCTATTAAATTAGACAAGCTTCCTAATGAGAAGAGTTTCTATCTAAAATCTGATTCTACTTATATCACATTTAGACAAAATAATTGGACTGCTAGTGTCGCAGATAATGGTAGCGCCCCAGTTGTAGCTTCTAGTGAGTTTATTTTAAAACCTGAGCATACAAATTCACCAGGTAATAACCATAAATGGGAATTAGAAAGCATTAAGTAAAGTAAGAGATTATAAGGCCGCAAGTATGGTTTTAGAAAACTTAGTGAGCTATGCATATTTGAAAGCTACGTGCGGTAACAATTAATAAAAGTTAAGTTTATCTCGTTATTTGCGCGGGCAGTAATACTCCTGCCTAAAAACAAAGAGTATTACTGCCCGTAAAATGCTAGTTGGTGAGGACTGATAATCAGTGGGAATGAAGAGTTTGCCACTGATTATCAGTCCTCACCTATGAAATCTTACAAACCTGTCATCTTTATGTAAGGTTATTAGATAGTTCATTTATTATTTTAATGTGATAATAAAGGTATAAGAAATACCAGTAAATTTTTAGATATTATAGGAGAGTGTCAGTGATGATTATAACAACAACTTCAACGATTCAAGGAAAAGAAATTATTGAGTATATCGATATTGTAAACGGTGAAGCGATTATGGGTGCAAATATTGTACGTGATCTATTTGCTTCTGTTCGTGACGTTGTCGGTGGCCGTTCTGGTGCATATGAAAGTAAATTAAAAGAAGCACGTGATATTGCAATGGAAGAGATGAAAACTCTTGCGAAGCAAAAAGGTGCAAATGCAATTGTTGGTATTGATGTAGACTACGAAGTCGTTCGTGATGGAATGTTAATGGTTGCTGTTAGTGGTACAGCTGTACGTGTATAAAATAAAAAGTATAATTGCTAAAGTACCTTGTTAAGAGTGAGGTACTTTTTCTTTTTTGTAAAATTAGAAAGGTGAAACACCTGAAAGGAAATAATATCTTATTTTCTTTAAGTTACTTTAGTGTTTTTTTGCACCGTTAATATTTCCAATTATGGTATATTTTTTAGCGGAAGAAGATGTTCAATTCATAATAAATATATTTTTAATAAAAAGGAGAATATTTTGTTAAAAAAAAGTGGGGTAACTACAAGTATATCGATTTTAATACCAGTTTTATTGATCTTACTCATAGTTAACTTTATAAATGAAATTATTTTAACTGTATTTCAGGGGATTTCTCTTGTTTTACCTTTATTTCTTTGTCCTATTGGATTTATTTTAGCTATTTTTTCTTATAAAGTAGATAAAAATAATGGAGCAAAGATTGGGATCGTATTAAATGTGTTAGTATTCTTAATTCCTTTTATTTTGCTGATACGGGGAACGATGTGATTTCTATTTTGGTTATATTTAAATAGAGTTACCTTCTCTAAAGGGGAAAAACGTAGAAAGATCTTTGATAATTTTTGAGGGATTCTGGTGCAAGAAATATATGTGGTATATTCTCTTTTATTATATCTTTGCACCAGCCCGCCTTTTTAGACACTATTTAGAAGTGTATTTCATTCCTTCTAGTCTATCTAGTACCCTTCTTTTCTTATAAAGCATCTTACCTACTTCAGCAATTTCTTCAATCGTTTTTCGATTTAAATAAGCACCAAAAATCATACCAGCAATGGGAATCATCTGAAATAGCTTCTTCCAACCGTAATTGTCACGATATACAGTAAACACTTCGCGCCATGATTTAATTTGGGACATACTGTCGTCGTGATTGACACGAGCATCAAAATGTTTTAATTCATGAAGAATGGTTTGTTTTCCTACAATATCAGACGAGGAAAATTGTAAGCATTTTACGATAAATAATCTCTCTTGAATATCTTCAGGATTATAACCGTAGCAAATTGCAATTTCTTGCAGAATGTTTAGTGACATGCTTAAAACAGCTGGAATATCAATTGCTAGGGTGAAAATGCCACCAAAACCAGTTGTGGCCCCTTGTGCAGTTGCGACAGATTTTCTATTTTCGATAATTTTATCAACGATTGTATCCATCTCACTTAAAAGGGATTTTTGAACATCTGTTAAAGAAGCTGCGTTTTCAAATTTCTTTATTGTTGTTTGTGGATGAATTAAATATTTACTTCCAGAATTGAGATATTGAATGAGCTCATCTAGTAAAATATTAATTTTCTTATGGATAAACTTTGGAGTTAACTTATCAAGAATAGTAAATGGAATTTTCCCCCACTTTTCAAAGAACCAAAGATCTTCCTGTTCTTTCTCCCATTTGTCAATGATTGCGATTTCCTGTAATAAAAGTTCTTTTGACTCCATTTTTCGCCCTACTTTCTTATAACCGTGTCTTTCTATTTTACTGGGTATTTTTTGAATAATAAATAAAATTTAGCGTTTGTATTTATATTGGATGCTGTAAATAAGAAAAAAAGATAAGAGAACCGGCTTGAAGGAAGTATAGAATTAGATAACGTAATACAGCATTTCAGTTGGGATTTCTTGTGTAGGAAGTAGATATACGAGTACAATAAATATGTTAGTTTTACTTAACTTTTAACATTTGAATAAGCTTAATTGATTTTTGTGAGGTATCCTTTTTTACTGATAAAGGGCTTAATCCATTTTTAGATATCAGTATTTTCTGTAAAAAAGAGACTTTAGTTCGAAAGTGGTGGATGAAATGAATATACTGTTTGAAGCAATTAAGAGTAAAAATCTTGAAAAAGTGATAGGAGCTATGCCAAAGGTGGATATAAATGAACAAGATCAGTTTGGAAGAACTTCTTTGCATTACGTAATTGTAAAAAAGGCTCCTATTGAAATATTCAAAGAATTACTAGCCTTCGGGGCGAAAACAGGCATAACAGATCGTTTACATGAGTCAGTACTTACTAAAGCAATTAAGTTTAATAATAAACAAGCTGTGAAGTGTTTAATCGAAAATGGAGTGGAACTGAATCATTCAGCCGGGATAAAGAAAACTCCTTGGTTTTTAGCAAGACATAATCCTGAAATAGCAGATTTATTATTGGAAACAAAAGGAGCTATTCGACTGAAATTAACAGAAAGCGAACAAGCAATCATCGATGGTTGTTTGTATGGAGAATCTGCTGAAGTAAATGTTTATTTGACTCAATTAAATACTCTGGAATTGTTACATGCTTTTGTATTACATTTTAATTGGGATGATGATTTACAGCTGATGAAAATGGTATTGCAACATGCTAATTGTCAGGAAATAACTGCTATTGAAATGTTTGATTTAGTAGATGGGGATTATTGGCTGAATCAGGGAGATAGTAGTGATGAAGAAAGGGAGTATGTAGATTTTGTACAACATCTTTTAAGGAGGTTTCCTAATATATTATAAGCTATTTTTTCATATTGTGATCTTTGTATTAAGGAGATTATACAGAGTAATGGGCAATGAAAGTTAGGGGAATGATTTTGAAGGTTAAAAAATTAAAATTACAGCCAAGAATTACATTGACGATTGGTACACTCATTTTCTTTGTTATTGTTTTAACGAGCTTTCTTTTTTACTATATTGTATCTGAAACGGTGGAAGAGCAAATTGGTAAAAGGGCATTACACGTTGCAAAAACAGTTGCTGCCATACCTGAAATTCAAGAAGCATTTCAGAAAGAAAACCCATCTGCTATTATTCAACCAATTGTTGAGAAAATAAGAGTAGAAACAGATGCCGATTTTATCGTGGTAGGGAATAAAGATGGGATTCGTTATGCGCATCCTTTGCGAGAGAGAATCGGAAAAGAGATGGTTGGTGGGGATAACGAGGGGGTTTTAACGGATGGGAAATCATATATTTCAAAAGCGACTGGGACGTTAGGTCTTTCTTTACGTGGGAAAGTACCAATTCGTGATCAGACTAATCATATTATCGGTGTTGTATCTGTTGGTTTTTCTATGGAGGATATTCATGAAGTGGCAGAAGCATACGGTAAGAGAGTATTTTGGATTGCTATTGCTGGGTTAGTAATTGGAATATTTGGTTCTATATATTTAGCACGTAGTATAAAAAAATTAATGTTTGGTTTTGAACCAGAAGAAATTTCCTCTCTATATGAGGAACATAGTGCTATCATCCAATCTGTACGGGAAGGAATTATGGTAATAGACAAAGAAGGTTGCATTCGTTTAGTCAATCAGGCGGCGTATGAAATTCTTTCTCTTGAAAAACATCAGACTATCATTGGGGATTCTATTTTGAAAATTATTCCGAACTCCTCAATATTAGAAGTGCTCCGAACTGGAGAAGAGCAATTTGATCGATATTTAGATATAAGGGGACAAGCTGTTATTGTAAATCGATTACCTATTAAAGTAAACAATGTGGTAATGGGAGTCGTTTCTAGTTTTCGCTTGAAGTCAGAAATGGATCAGTTAACTGAAGAACTATCTCAAGCGAGGCGTTATACAGAAGCACTTCGAGCGCAGACACATGAGTATAACAATCTTTTGTATACGCTTTCGGGTCTTATCCAATTAGAGTCATATGATGAAGCATTGGAGCTTATTCATAAAGAGACTGCTGTATACCAAGACTTTGTTCAGTTTATTATGGAACGTATACAAAATCCGTGGCTAGGTGGAATTTTAATAGGATTTTATAATCGAGCTAGAGAATTGAAAATTGATTTTATTTTAGATCGCGAGAGTAGTTTGCAAAAGTTAGGTTCGCATATTGATAGTAATCATGTTGTTTCTATTGTAGGTAATTTAATTACAAATGCATTTGAAGCAGTTGAATATAATCAGGGATATGAAAAGCAAGTTAGAATGTTTGTGACAGATATTGGAGAAGAGATTGTCATTGAAGTTGAAGACTCAGGTCTTGGGATTGATGATGAGGTAATTACATGTATATTTGATAAAGGCTTTTCGACAAAAGAAGGAGAAAAACGAGGTTATGGGTTAGCAAAGGTAAAAGAGTTAGTTGAAGATTTAAATGGGAGTATGGCGCTAGAAAAAGGGGAGCTAGGTGGTGCACTGTTTATAGTTGCATTGCCAAAGGAAAGAGGCGAATTGTAATGAACGAGGGGATTGAAGTACTGATTGTAGAAGATGATATTCGCATCGCAGAGATTCATCGTCGGTTTACTGAAAAAGTAGGGGGATTCAAGGTAATTGGGACTGCAACAACAGGAGAACAAGCGAAAGAGTGGTTAGATCTTGTCTCGCCGCAACTTGTTTTATTGGATGTTTATTTACCTGATATGCAAGGGACGGAACTTGTTACATATATCCGGCGTAACCTACATGATACGGATATAATTATGATTACAGCGGCATCAGAAGTCGAAATTGTCCGTCATGCATTGCGAGGTGGGGTGTCGGATTATATTGTAAAGCCACTTATGTTTGATCGTTTCAAAAAAAGTTTAGAAAACTATCAAAAAAAAATACAACAATTAAAACAAACTGAGCAACTATCTGCAGAACAAATTGAGCATTTGTGGTTTAAAGGACAGGTGGAATATAATCAAATTGTTTATGCCCCAAAAGGAATTGATCCTTTAACACTAATAAAAATTAGAAAATATGTATCTAACGTTGGACAAGAAGGAATTACGGCGGAAATGTTGAGTGTAGAAGTAGGCGTAAGCCGATCGACAGCAAGACGCTATTTAGAGTATTTAATTTCTGAAAAGACGGTTTATGCAGAACTTATATATGGAAATGTTGGAAGACCAGAAAGAAGATATTTTCAGGTCTCTTCATAAAGTGGAATTTTAACCAGTGGAAGTATTACTATCTACGAATAGCGGAGAAAAACATAGAATAGAAAAAGTAGAGACTTCTATGGTCTCTACTTTTTGAATAGGAAGGATGAGGATATTTATTTCATTTTATATTGGAATGATGCCAGTAATAATACCGACTATTAACATGACCATTGTTGTTCCAACTGCCCAAAGTAAAGTGAAGCGTTGATGTTCACCAAAATCAACCTTTGCCATTCCAACTAATAAATAAGTGGATGGAACGAGTGGACTTAATAAGTGAACTGGTTGTCCAAGGAGAGAGGCACGCCCCATTTCAGCGGCACTAATTCCATAAGCCGCAGCGGCTTTTGTGAGAATTGGCAATACACCAAAATAAAAAGCATCATTGGACATAAAGAATGTGAAAGGCATACTTATAATAGCTGTAATAATAGGAAGCTGTGGTCCGAGCGCATCAGGAATAAGGGCAACTAGGCTTTGTGCCATCGCATCTACCATTTTTGTCCCCGATAAAATTCCTGTGAAAATTCCAGCGGCAAATACTAAAGAAACAACCGCTAATACGTTTCCTGCATGAGAAGCAATACGTTCTTTTTGTTCTTCCAGACTTGGATAATTAATCATAACTGCAATAGCAAAAGCAACTGTAAATAATACAGGAAGTGGCATAACCTCTATGATAAGGCAGACGAGAAGAGCGATTGTTAATAAAAAGTTAATCCATAATAATTTGGGACGTTTATAGCTAGTAGCTTCTGTAGTTGCTGCTTGTTCATCCATCAGTGCCTTTTCTTTTTGTGTATATTGTATATCGACAATTCCTAAGCGCTTTCTCTCTTTTTTTCCAAGGAAGTAAGCAACAAAAACAACCCATATTGCTCCACCAATCATTGCTGGAATAAGTGGTGTAAATAACTGTGAAGCATCGAGAGTAAGTGCACTCATAACCCTAGCTGTTGGACCACCCCAAGGTGTAAGATTTGTAACCCCAGCTCCTAGCATAACAACTCCAGCTAATATAAGCGGATTCATTCCAAGGCGTTTATATAGTGGATACATTGCAGAAACTGTAATCATATATGTTGTTGTGCCATCACCATCCAATGAAACAATAATAGTAAGAATTGCTGTACCAACAACAATTTTTAATGGATCACCGTTTACAATCTTCAAGATTTTACTAATGATTGGATCAAATAATCCACTATCAATCATAATTCCGAAATATAAAATGGCAAACATAAGCATAATACCAGTCGGTGCTAATTTCTTAATCCCGTCTAGCATCATTGGTCCTACATTTGCATAAAATCCCCCAATTAATGCAAATATAATAGGAATTAATATTAATGCAACTAATGCTGACATACGTTTGGTCATAATTAAAAACATAAAGACAAAGACCATCGCAAACCCGAGTACCGCTAACATGTAATCTCCCCCTCTGAAAATGATTGCGCTTTCAACGAATGCTGAAAATTCAGAAAAACCTTTCTATTTATCATAAAGGATGGAATATGTATGGTAAATAATTAGAAAAATAACGTTATTAAACGCATAATCGTTATTTTGTTCATTTTGTTCATGAATTTTATTTTGAATTTTTAAAAATATAATGTGTTTATTGTAGGAGTGATAGAATAGATGAGAAAATAGAGAAGCGTGAAGTAGGGAGTAGATTTTGAATGAAAGCAATGATTGAAGAGATTTATAGTTCATATAAAGGAAGAGTAGAAGAGATTTTCGTTGATGAATCATCTTACGTATATGAATGGGCAAAATTAATGACGATTCGAAAAAATGACGGAACACTGGAGAAAGTAGCAGTGGGAATTAGTGGTCATATACGATCTGTAAATATAGAGGTTGGTCAGGAAATTGATATGGATACATTGTTACTTAAGTTAGAAGATGATTTATTGATTACGGGCTGCGAATGATAGAAGATGTGTAGAAATTGCTACACATCTTTTTTTTATTAGGAAAAATTCCATTTATTACAAAAAGTGCATTGTTTTTTCACAAATCTCACACAAATTTCACACAACTCTTTGGTATTCTCCTAAATGAGTAAGTAAATAGAATTTGATAGAGAAGGGAATTACATATGAAAATGATTCGATTTTCTTTTCTCTTATTTTTTGTATTACTTTGTATCCCATTTCGTATTCATGCTGAAACAACAATTCAATCACAAATTGATGATACTCCTGCGTACGGAACTGTAAAGCTAAAAAATGGTATGTATAATGAAACGATTGAAATATCAAAACCTATTACGTTGGAAGGAGAGAAAAATACGAAGATTCGTTTTTGTGGTAATAAACCTGTTATTAAGGTGAATGGGGAAAATGTTACTGTTAAACGACTAAAAATAGAGCAGTGTAAGAAAAGAGAGGGAACAGCCGCTGTATATGTTGCAGGAGCCGGGCATAATTTCACTGATTTAGAAATTCGTACACAGCAAATTGGGATGAAGTTGGAAGGTACTCAAAATACGAAAATCCAGAATAGCAGTATTCTAGGAGAAGCTAACGGTAATGGAATTGATTTATGGAAGTCCCATTGGAATCAAATTGAAAATGTTCGAATGAAAAATGTAAGGGATGGGATTTATTTAGAGCAAAGTGATAATAATCAAATATTAAGAAATTCCATTAGGCAATCTCGTTATGGTATTCACCTTATGTATTCTGATGGTACGAATGTGAGCAATAATATATCACAATATAATATAACTGGTGCGATGATTATGGGTACGAAAAGAACGACTGTAAAGGGAAATCAATTTATCAATAATAGAAGAAATGTTCATGCGCAAGGATTACTTTTGTACGATGCGATAGAAACAGAAGTTATGCAGAATCAAGTTACTAACAATAGAGTGGGAATGTATGTTGAAAAGGCGAAAGATAGTCGGATTATAAAAAACATCGTTACAAATAACTTTATTGGAGTGCAATTAAAAAATGCAAATGAAAATGAAATAGCTGAGAATACCTTTTTAAGTAATATCAATGGCTCACAAGCTGCGAAAAGCACGAATAATGTAATTCATCGTAATTATTGGGATGGTGCTTTAAAAGTAGATTTAAATCATACAGGTATTAGTGCATTACCTTATAAGGCTGATTCTTTTTTTTTAGTTTTAACGCAGGATATTCCTGAATACCAGTTGTTTTTTCATTCGCCTGGGCTGCTTGTTTTACAAAATTTAATCAAAATTCCAGATGAATCGATGTTAATTGATTATAAACCAAGTATGAGTATGCAGTTTTCGAAGATAGAAAGAGGTACAGAAAGTCAATTTGAAGCTTGGATTATTAGTGTAAGTATGTTGCTTATGGGAAGTATATTGTTCTTTTTAGGGAGGAAGTATTGATGAAAATAAAACATGTTGTATTTGTTATGTGTATGTGCCTAGTATTTGCAGTGGTAGGGTGTGGAAAGAAGGGCGCAGAGCCAGTCGCGGTCGATGAAAAAAATGATAAGTGTGATGTTTGTAATATGGCAGTAATGGATAATCAATTCGCAACGGAAGTTATTTTAGAAAATGGTAAAGCGCTAAAATTTGATGACATTGGTTGTATGTATAAATGGATGGACGAACATAAAAATGAAAAAACACAAGAAAAATTTGTTCGAGATTATCATACCAAGGATTGGATTTCATTAGATAAAGCTACTTATGTGTATGATAAAACAATTAAAACGCCAATGGCATACAATGTAATTTCTTTTAAAGAGAAAAAAGATGCTGAAAACTTTGTATCTAAACATGCTGGAAAAGTCCTTTCATATAAAGAGTTAACGGATCATAAATGGGAAATGAATAAAGAAATGATGGGGAAAATGAAGAAGGAGCATGGGAAAGAGAATAACTCAGGGCACTCCCATTAATATGAAATAAAATGGAAAGAGGCTTTATAGCCTACAAATAGCTGGATAAAAGACAACCTTAGGCGGTTGTCTTTTTCTATAAAAAGGGTGATGATATGTGGAATATATGCTATTCAGAGTGGCGTAGAACAGTAAGAGAAAAGTCTTCGTATACATTTTTATTACTTTGGATTGTAATACTTTCTTTATTATTTTTGATGGAACGGAATGTACCATCCTTAGCGGGATATACGAACACAATGGGAACGATTTTAAACTTAATTTTATACATTATCCCTTTATTTATGTTAATCGCAGGATCATTTTCAATTGCAAATGAGATGGAAAATGGACAGTGGCGGCTTCTGTGTACATATCCTTTAACTACATCCTCATATGTAATAGGAAAGATTGCTGGTCAATTTATAGCGCAAATTATTCTTTTTACACTTAGCTTTGGAAGTAGTGTAATGATTGGATTATTAAGTGGAAGTATGTTTAAAAGTAGCTGGATACTAGCAATTTACTTATTTTCTATTATTCTTATATTCTTTTTTATAGTTTTAGGTATAACAATTGGTGCATTTTCTCTGACAAGGTGGCAAGCGTTAGCAATTTCAATTGCAGTTTGGTTTTTACTCATTATGATGTGGCCTACGGCAGTAATTAGTATTCTTAATCTTGTTCCATATACGATGATAGCGTCGCTTATAAAAGTTTTTGTGTTTTGTAATCCGGCTGAACTGCTAAGAATCATATTTGTTATTCAATTAGGGGGAGGGGCAGTATTTGGACAATCCTATGATCAGCTTGTGATGTTTTTTCAGAGTGGGGCAGTAGTTATAGTTCTTTTTATGTATAGTGCGATCTATACAGTAATCTTCTTATTATTAGCTGTTTGGCGACTAGAAAGGAGAAGAAACCAATGACGGTATTGCAAATTGATGGAATTTGTAAGCAGTATAAAAAGAAAACGGCATTATTTCCTACTTCGCTACACGGTAGAGATGGAGAATGTATTGTACTATGCGGTGGAAACGGAGCGGGGAAAAGTACGATCCTTAATATATTAGCAGGAATCTCTTCACCTACATCTGGAACAGTAAGGTTACAGGACATAGAATTGCGTAAAAATAGAAGGCGATATGTAGCTGAAATTGGTTATATGCCAGATGATTTTCATGCGCAACAATCTATGACTGTACAAGAGTTTCTATCATTCTATGCAGCTTTTCGGAAGGTAGGAAAAGAGAGAGTCCAGGAAGTAATTGCATTACTTGGATTAGAAGAGAAGCAAAGCGAGTGTTTACACAGACTATCAAAAGGAATGAGACAAAGGCTTTTATTTGGACAAGCGTGGCTCGCCAAGCCTAAATTACTACTATTAGATGAACCAACAAATGGTTTAGATCCATATTGGGTAAATGAATTTGTTACATTATTAAAAGATATAAAGAGAAGTGGTACAATCATTGTTTTTTCTACACATATGATGGATGTAGCAGCAGATATTGGAGATGTGATTCTCTTTATGGAAGATGGAAAGATTACACAAGAAATAAGAGACGATGGAAATACGGAAAACTTGATATTACAATTATTGCAGCTTCATCGTAAGTAACAGAATAGATTTTTTCATATAATCCAAACAGCTGTTGAATCATTTTCAACAGCTGTTTGGATTATATACCTGTTCTTACTTTTGATAATATAGGCATAGAATATAGTAGGAAAGAAGAGCGATTGCAACGATTATCATTCCTGAAAAAGAATGAGAGGCGAATAGAAATGGGGAAAGAACTGTCTGTGACAATTGAAAGTACTTTTACACTTCAAGGAACATTAACAATTCCTACATATTATTCAGAAACATATCCAGTTATTATGTTGATTGGTGGTACTGGGAAGGGAAATCGTGATGGAAATACAAGTCGTTTACAGTTAAACTTATATAAAGAATTAGCTGATTATTTTACCTCTTTAGGATTTGCAGTGCTTCGTTATGATAAACGTGGTACTCATAAAAGTAAGGGGAATTACTATAAAGCAGGGATAACAGATTTTATTGATGATGCTGCTTTATGGATTAGATTTTTAAAGGATCATCCGCAAATAGATCCGAAACGTGTTATTATTGCGGGGCATAGTGAGGGAGCTTTGCTTGCACCAGCTGTCTACGTAAGAGAATCAGTTGCGGGATTAATATTACTTGCTGGTGCAGCAGAACCATCTAAATTGTTGCTCGAGAGACAAGTAGATAAAGTTGCTAACGAGTTAGAAATAGCGTCAGGATTCAGAGGGTGTTTATCTAAAATGTTGAAAATTCCGCAGCATATAAGAAAGCAAAATGAAGTACTGATGAAAAAGGTGCAACATTCAACAAAAGCTGTTATATGGATCAAAGGTACAAAAGTGAATGCAAAATGGCTAAGAGAACAGTTACAATATAATGTAGTTACATATTTAGAGCAAGTATCATGTCCTGTTTTAGCAATTACGGGAGACAGTGATATACAAGTGCC
This sequence is a window from Bacillus pseudomycoides DSM 12442. Protein-coding genes within it:
- a CDS encoding response regulator; this encodes MNEGIEVLIVEDDIRIAEIHRRFTEKVGGFKVIGTATTGEQAKEWLDLVSPQLVLLDVYLPDMQGTELVTYIRRNLHDTDIIMITAASEVEIVRHALRGGVSDYIVKPLMFDRFKKSLENYQKKIQQLKQTEQLSAEQIEHLWFKGQVEYNQIVYAPKGIDPLTLIKIRKYVSNVGQEGITAEMLSVEVGVSRSTARRYLEYLISEKTVYAELIYGNVGRPERRYFQVSS
- a CDS encoding right-handed parallel beta-helix repeat-containing protein, with protein sequence MKMIRFSFLLFFVLLCIPFRIHAETTIQSQIDDTPAYGTVKLKNGMYNETIEISKPITLEGEKNTKIRFCGNKPVIKVNGENVTVKRLKIEQCKKREGTAAVYVAGAGHNFTDLEIRTQQIGMKLEGTQNTKIQNSSILGEANGNGIDLWKSHWNQIENVRMKNVRDGIYLEQSDNNQILRNSIRQSRYGIHLMYSDGTNVSNNISQYNITGAMIMGTKRTTVKGNQFINNRRNVHAQGLLLYDAIETEVMQNQVTNNRVGMYVEKAKDSRIIKNIVTNNFIGVQLKNANENEIAENTFLSNINGSQAAKSTNNVIHRNYWDGALKVDLNHTGISALPYKADSFFLVLTQDIPEYQLFFHSPGLLVLQNLIKIPDESMLIDYKPSMSMQFSKIERGTESQFEAWIISVSMLLMGSILFFLGRKY
- a CDS encoding EcsC family protein; the protein is MESKELLLQEIAIIDKWEKEQEDLWFFEKWGKIPFTILDKLTPKFIHKKINILLDELIQYLNSGSKYLIHPQTTIKKFENAASLTDVQKSLLSEMDTIVDKIIENRKSVATAQGATTGFGGIFTLAIDIPAVLSMSLNILQEIAICYGYNPEDIQERLFIVKCLQFSSSDIVGKQTILHELKHFDARVNHDDSMSQIKSWREVFTVYRDNYGWKKLFQMIPIAGMIFGAYLNRKTIEEIAEVGKMLYKKRRVLDRLEGMKYTSK
- a CDS encoding ABC transporter permease → MWNICYSEWRRTVREKSSYTFLLLWIVILSLLFLMERNVPSLAGYTNTMGTILNLILYIIPLFMLIAGSFSIANEMENGQWRLLCTYPLTTSSYVIGKIAGQFIAQIILFTLSFGSSVMIGLLSGSMFKSSWILAIYLFSIILIFFFIVLGITIGAFSLTRWQALAISIAVWFLLIMMWPTAVISILNLVPYTMIASLIKVFVFCNPAELLRIIFVIQLGGGAVFGQSYDQLVMFFQSGAVVIVLFMYSAIYTVIFLLLAVWRLERRRNQ
- a CDS encoding ATP-binding protein; translation: MILKVKKLKLQPRITLTIGTLIFFVIVLTSFLFYYIVSETVEEQIGKRALHVAKTVAAIPEIQEAFQKENPSAIIQPIVEKIRVETDADFIVVGNKDGIRYAHPLRERIGKEMVGGDNEGVLTDGKSYISKATGTLGLSLRGKVPIRDQTNHIIGVVSVGFSMEDIHEVAEAYGKRVFWIAIAGLVIGIFGSIYLARSIKKLMFGFEPEEISSLYEEHSAIIQSVREGIMVIDKEGCIRLVNQAAYEILSLEKHQTIIGDSILKIIPNSSILEVLRTGEEQFDRYLDIRGQAVIVNRLPIKVNNVVMGVVSSFRLKSEMDQLTEELSQARRYTEALRAQTHEYNNLLYTLSGLIQLESYDEALELIHKETAVYQDFVQFIMERIQNPWLGGILIGFYNRARELKIDFILDRESSLQKLGSHIDSNHVVSIVGNLITNAFEAVEYNQGYEKQVRMFVTDIGEEIVIEVEDSGLGIDDEVITCIFDKGFSTKEGEKRGYGLAKVKELVEDLNGSMALEKGELGGALFIVALPKERGEL
- a CDS encoding nitrous oxide reductase accessory protein NosL, with protein sequence MKIKHVVFVMCMCLVFAVVGCGKKGAEPVAVDEKNDKCDVCNMAVMDNQFATEVILENGKALKFDDIGCMYKWMDEHKNEKTQEKFVRDYHTKDWISLDKATYVYDKTIKTPMAYNVISFKEKKDAENFVSKHAGKVLSYKELTDHKWEMNKEMMGKMKKEHGKENNSGHSH
- a CDS encoding DUF4274 domain-containing protein → MNILFEAIKSKNLEKVIGAMPKVDINEQDQFGRTSLHYVIVKKAPIEIFKELLAFGAKTGITDRLHESVLTKAIKFNNKQAVKCLIENGVELNHSAGIKKTPWFLARHNPEIADLLLETKGAIRLKLTESEQAIIDGCLYGESAEVNVYLTQLNTLELLHAFVLHFNWDDDLQLMKMVLQHANCQEITAIEMFDLVDGDYWLNQGDSSDEEREYVDFVQHLLRRFPNIL
- a CDS encoding heavy metal-binding domain-containing protein — translated: MIITTTSTIQGKEIIEYIDIVNGEAIMGANIVRDLFASVRDVVGGRSGAYESKLKEARDIAMEEMKTLAKQKGANAIVGIDVDYEVVRDGMLMVAVSGTAVRV
- a CDS encoding CitMHS family transporter, producing MLAVLGFAMVFVFMFLIMTKRMSALVALILIPIIFALIGGFYANVGPMMLDGIKKLAPTGIMLMFAILYFGIMIDSGLFDPIISKILKIVNGDPLKIVVGTAILTIIVSLDGDGTTTYMITVSAMYPLYKRLGMNPLILAGVVMLGAGVTNLTPWGGPTARVMSALTLDASQLFTPLIPAMIGGAIWVVFVAYFLGKKERKRLGIVDIQYTQKEKALMDEQAATTEATSYKRPKLLWINFLLTIALLVCLIIEVMPLPVLFTVAFAIAVMINYPSLEEQKERIASHAGNVLAVVSLVFAAGIFTGILSGTKMVDAMAQSLVALIPDALGPQLPIITAIISMPFTFFMSNDAFYFGVLPILTKAAAAYGISAAEMGRASLLGQPVHLLSPLVPSTYLLVGMAKVDFGEHQRFTLLWAVGTTMVMLIVGIITGIIPI